The following is a genomic window from Parabacteroides johnsonii DSM 18315.
AAAATACTCAGTAAAACATTAGAAAAATATCTTCCATCAGAAAGACCACGTATTGAACAATTAGCAGATACTCTATCAAATCATGCATTTTTAGATAAAAAAGATAATAAGACTATTGGATTTGTAAATGAATTCATACTCGGTACATTGATTGCTCAAAATTTAGTTATGGGTAAATATATGGAACATAATTCTAAATTTTATAAAGATCTGGACATAATGTTTGCAAACTTAGCATTTCATGCATATAGGGTGCAGACAGATAGTGAAAAACATAAATTATGGGAAGTATTCACTTCATTACCATTTAATTATGATCCACTATTTTATCTTCAAATAGATGTTGAGTTAGAAAAATCTCTAAACAGAAAGTACAAGCAACTCGCTATAGACAACTATTGTATGTCTAATATTTCATTTATTGGAATAGATAGATTTGAGAATACAGTTTTTACTAATTGTGCTTTTAAGAGTTGTGAATTTAATACTAATTCTTTTCGAAACTGTTCCTTTGTGAAATGCAAATTTTATGATTGCATTGTGCATAATAAAAAAGAAAACAATAATTATATTGGTTTCTTTACATCTACAGATAATAATGGTTTTATTGAAAAGATGACTATCAGCGACGATGAGATTTTAGAGAATGAGATAGAAGAAATAAGTTCAGAAAAGCTTATTCTTGATAAATTTTTTAATCAGGGATCATTACGGCCAAGATATAGGCAATTTTCGCAGCTTAACTCAGAATTATCAGATATGGGAAGTAGAGAATTATCAAAACAACTACACTCTCTTGAAGTAAAAAATTATATTGCGATGAATGGAAATCTTTGTCATCTTACGAAAGAAGGTATAATCTATTATAACGAACAATACAGAAAATCATGATAGGACTTGAATTAATTAAAAACAATATAGAGCAAGATATACAAAAGCAGTTAAATAGAATAGGAATCTTATATAGATTACATTCTCGAATCAAAACGGCAGATTCAATAACTGAAAAGAATGAACGTAACCACTACTCTACATCAACAAAATTGATGCAAGATATTATAGGGTTTAGAGTAATAACTTATTTTGAAGACGATGTTAAATTAGTAGCAGATTATTTCTCTAACCATTATATCAAAGATAATCTACAATATGATGAGCCTAAAGTTAATGAGTTTAATCCTTTGCGTAAGAATCTTGTTTGCAGATTGAATGGAGATAATCTACAGATTTTTAATGAAGTAAAAAGCAGACATGAAGAATTAAACTTTATAGATGCCACTTTTGAGATACAATTCAGAACTACTTTATCTGAAGGATGGCATGAAGTTGAGCACAATATGCGCTACAAATGTAAAAAAGAATGGAATGAATTAGAACAGGAATCCAGAGCCTTGAATGGGATATATGCAACTTTAGAAACAAGTGATTATACTTTAAGAAACCTATTTAATGACATATCATACAAACAGTATAAAGCACATAATTATAGCGGAATGATTAGAAATAAATTTAGATTAAGATTTAAACTTCAAGATTTATCGAATGATCTACTCGAAATATTCAATACAGATGATAATATAATAAAACGTATATTCAAGTTAGATAGAAAAGATTTATTATATAAACTTGTTAATTCAGAATTAAGAATGCCAATAACGTTTAATAATATATGTTTTTTATGCAACTATCTATATATACATGACGAAAGAATTACCCAGTTAACACCTAGTATTCTGTTAGATGATTTTAAATACTATTTTAGTATTGAATAGTTTTGATTATAAATTTCATCAATAATAGAAAATATATTATCTTTGCCCTCAGTATTCTCCATGAGCAAATTACCGCAAAAGCACGTAGAAAACAGTGGGTTAAATCATGGGATATGCTTGAAGCAAAAAATATAAAGTTTTAAATATCAGTGTGGTAACTCTGTAAGGAGAATCCCAGGCGGATCACCAAGAAGCTGGATAAAACCAGACAAA
Proteins encoded in this region:
- a CDS encoding RelA/SpoT domain-containing protein, with amino-acid sequence MIGLELIKNNIEQDIQKQLNRIGILYRLHSRIKTADSITEKNERNHYSTSTKLMQDIIGFRVITYFEDDVKLVADYFSNHYIKDNLQYDEPKVNEFNPLRKNLVCRLNGDNLQIFNEVKSRHEELNFIDATFEIQFRTTLSEGWHEVEHNMRYKCKKEWNELEQESRALNGIYATLETSDYTLRNLFNDISYKQYKAHNYSGMIRNKFRLRFKLQDLSNDLLEIFNTDDNIIKRIFKLDRKDLLYKLVNSELRMPITFNNICFLCNYLYIHDERITQLTPSILLDDFKYYFSIE